CAAGAAATTTGGGACCTGTTTCCAGCTCAGGCCAGGCTCCCTGTGGGGACCTTGGGCTGTTCCCTGGGTCTGGGATTTTCATGCAGTGCTGATAGGAACTGAGCACCCAAATCCCTTGGTAGGTCTAGAAACAATCTCACTggtcctcagtttccccatctgtacaatgaaaAGATTATGCATGTGTCTGTCTGAACTGGacactgtttggggcagggattggggggtCTGTGCAAAGCCCGGCACAAGGGGGTCTTGATCTTGGCTGGGATCTGCACAGCACCTGGTATAATGGGGGCCTGGATCTCAGCCTAGGTGCCACCCTAATGTAACTAACAGCAGTGTGTTAAAGGTGGGATATTCCAAACAAGCCACCCACCTGGGTGGAGACTTCTTCAGAGCTGATCACAAAacgttttttatttttccatgggaaaaaccATCAAAAGTGTTTCTTTTACAATGACCAAAACCTGAAAGTTCTCACCTAAATATTACCCACAACTGGAGAGAAAGAATCAGTTGCACCATAATAATTCAGACAGGTTTGAGACGAGGCTTTCTGAGTACAAATACTATTAGTAAAACCTACAATTTTCCATTGGACCAAACGTCTGGCAGGTCAGTCTTGGACCAGCCCTGGTTGGTCACTGTGGACTCATGGAGAAGGAGAAGCCTCCACAGGAGACCTTTCAGTGTCCTTCTGGGGGCTGTCTGGCCTCATCTGGGGTGACCTTGATCGCCAATGCCATTACCTCAAGGCAGTGCGATTACTGACCAACTCCCAGTGTGTTTGGTACCGATTCCCCACCCAGCGGGAGATAAACTTCAGATTTACCTCCCGGCCCCATGGGGTGTCTGTGAGggagagcagagcagggggcagggttcCAGGCACAGGGATCCCCCAAGGAGATCATCGGGGAGGGGGGTTGAGGTTGTGGGGACTCCCCTTCGGGATGGGGAACTTGATCCCAGCCCGGCACAGGGAGATGATGGGTTTTTTATATGAACCTGGTCTCCCCACAGGTGAGATCATCGGGGGCCGGGAagccaagccccactccagacgCTACATGGCCTATCTGCAAATACAAGATgggcaggttaaaaaaaaatgtggaggaTTCCTGGTGAAGACAAACTTCGTGCTGACGGCCGCTCACTGCCAGGGAGAGTAAGCGCCTCTCTGCTGGGGATGTCGGGGCAGGTCGGGGTTAGCGGGTGATGGGGGAGCCGGGAGCTCTGGCGCTGTCGTAGGTTGCAGGGAAGGAGCAGGTAGTGTGAcaggctgggagagcagagcCCAGGGGTCTGATCTGCTCAGGGGCCGTTGCAGTGTCTCTAGGGGCCTCTGCAAACCATGGCCAGATCCCGCCCTGGGTAAATCAAGCTGGGGTCTGGCCCAGTGCCCagattggggcagggaggggctcacAGCCCCAGGACAGCTCTGCAGGGCTCCgggatggggggagctgggcATAGACCCCTGTCTGGATCTAGCCGGGGTGGGGTCACTGGCCTGGACAGGAGCTGAGAGCGAGGTGCTGCGAGGACAACGAGGAGTGAAGCAGCTCAGGGGAACCTCACAAGGGGCTGGTACAGGCACAGGCTAGGACCACATTGCCACTGGGCAGGTGTTTGTGCTGCAACTGGCACCctctagaggggaaaggccccttgTGCCATTTCCTAGCCTCCTGcgccagccagtccccagccctgggccagaTCGCAGTGGGCAATGTATACagtggtgtgtatatatatatactttgcACGCTGGCAGATGAGTCCGAGATCTTGGCCTGagagccccaggctgccctgTCCCCTCCATATCACTGTTCATGAGTGAGGCCCATATGTGCCAATCCGTCACCTCATGTACACTCCTGCCCCTAACGCCCCATGTATTGCTCTTGACTTTTACAGCAAGATCACTGTCAAGTTGGGAGCCCATAACATTAGTGAACAGGAACGGAGCCAACAGAAAATCCCTGTGCTCCACCAGATCCCCCACCAGCAATATGACAAGAAGACCCTTAACAATGACATCATGCTCCTGCAGGTATCATCCACTTCCCAtcaccccgcccccagtgacTTGACACTACTGGAGGTACTACCCCCCATCCCAtcaccccgcccccagtgacTTCACGTGAAAGCACTAGACACATCTCTATTTTCCTCTGTTGGGACGTGTTGGTCCCTTTCAGCTCCACTCCCTGGGCTGATCTGGTTCCCTGTTTTCCCTCACGTCCATGGCAGCTGTCACACAACGCAAAGCTGAATAACTGGGTGCGTCTCATCCCTCTGCCAAACGCCAAGTCCAGGGTGAGGCCGGGATCCATGTGCAGAGTGGCTGGATGGGGTTGGACTGGCAGGAACTCAAGAACTGATACCCTCCATGAGGTGGGCCTCGAGGTCATGAAGGACGACATGTGTCAGTGGAACCATATATACAACCCCTCAGCAATGTTGTGTGTGGGGAAGCCCGGCCTGGGGAAATTACCTTATCGGGTAAGTATCCTGCTGACCTGGAGGCTCCTTGGTTCCAGGAGGTCACTGCTGGGAGAGAATGGGGAGGTGTTTTCCAGGGCTAAATATCTAATTGCACAGTGATCCCCTACTAACCTAGCCCCACTCAGGAGACGGAGTGTTGATGCAGACATCAGATTGGCCCAGAGGGTGAAGCGATAGTGAGACCAGCTCAGCACAGCTCCTACTAGCTTGGCAAAGATCCTTTATTACACACGGCTATTGACGTTCTTTCATTTCAAACCCCGGCCACTACAACCCAATTCAACTCTACCTCAAactcaacccccctccccaacaaaaTCCTTCCCAACTGTTCTACAAACTGAACCCCCAACAcaacactaccccaaattcaatcCCTTTCCCGAACAACCCTACCCCAAACTCAAACCCCACCCTATGCAACACTATCTCAAACTGAACCCCCCCAACACAAACCTACCAACTCCACCCCAAACTCAACTGCTTCCAACACAACCCTTCCAACCCTACCCCAAATTCAAACCCCACCCAACACAGCCCTATCAACCCTACCCCAACATAGCCCAACCCAACACTATCCAAAGCTCAAACACCCAGTACAACTGTACCCAACCCTTCCTCAAACTCCACCCAACACAATCCTACCCAACTCTAACAAACTTAACCTGTCCTGCACAACTGTCCCCAACTCCAACTCTTCCCAACACTACCCAATCTCTACTAAATTTAACCACTCTCCTATCCAGCTCTACCCTGTTCTACTAAACTCTACCCAAACTCATCCCTACCCACATCCACCCAATTCAAACCCTACCCAATTCTACCCAACCCAAATTCAACTCTACCAAACTCTGCCTAACCCTACTAGTGCCAAATATTGAAACCTCCCCTACTCTGGTGCAATCAGATCTGCAGATGAATAGTCATGCTACAGATATGCAAGATGTAATTGTGGTTATTCTTAATCCCAGGGTGATTCTGGTGGCCCCTTGGTATGTGAGGGAGTGGCCCAGGGCATCGCTTCATACGTTGACAAGCATTTGTGCGAGCCAAGTGTGTTTACAAGACTCTCCACCTTCATTCCCTGGATCCAGAACATTCTGCAGAAACAGCATTAAAGGAGACACCTGTTTTCCTGGCTCTTTGCATGGCTAGACCAGCCATGGGCTAATTAGGCTTTGCATGTGAAATGCAGATTATCTTCATTAGTTTTAGAAAAATGCTATGAATTGATTGGTCTCAAaatggattgggggtgggggaagcagtcCGTAGATGTTGGGATAAAACCCCTGTGTGTCTCTATGAGTTTTTGAACTATCCTATGGGATTCTAGAGCAGGGATCAGATTCCCTCTATTAAACCCTATAGGATGGTGCCAGAAAAACCATATAGAAAGGCTGGtattggagccagcaccccatagaGGGAAAAGGTGATATCCTCTTGCATCAATTTctcttagagagagagacaagctttgagcttacacagagctcttctttacaTCCGGAAAGGTTCTCTATGTGTCACAGCTCAATGCAAGGtggaaacagattgtttaacacatatttcaagggaccattcaagctgaagtagcctgttaacacctctccagtcatagggggagaaagagggtggGAAAGGTGTGGGGAAGGAGGTTTGGTGGtctacagattgttgtaataagccataaatccagtgtatCTATTCACTTCATGTTTTTtgagtgtctagcaaagttatgaatttaagctcccaggctcactTTTTgcaagtgttgtgcaggtttcctttgaggatgaggactgagaggtcagctatggagtgatcattttgtgaaaagtgttcaacCCCAGGTGATAAGGTGTTTTTGGCTTtcataatttttctgtgtgagttcattcaagggtggttgtctcatttcacccatctagttgttattggggcatttagtgcactggataagGTACGCCACATGTTTTGATGGGTATGCGTAGGACCCATGTATCTAGAAAGGTgcgttgtggggagggggtgtttgtcGTCATAACAGTGGAGATAGgtctgcaagttttgcatcttctgttctggcagggtctgatactactttgagttggtgggtcctggtctgggcaaagcttgcttctgatgaagaGCAAGGAGAGAAATATGTACTaaatacttatgctaaacaatctgttcaaccTTGTACTTAGCTATGACACCCTgagaacctttcccagacctgaagagctctgtgtaagctcaaaagcttgtctctctcaccaacaaaagttggtccaataaaagatatcacctcacagATCTTGTTGCCTTTTGATCAGATTACAACTTTGACTGATAAAGCTAACAGTGTTGATGCTATATACTTATAATTCTGGAAGTCATCAGACTTGGTACTGCACATGTTGATTAGAAAACTAGAACTACGTAAAATTACCATGGCCCACATAATATAGGTTAAAAGCTGGCTAaatgatagatctcaaaatgtaattgtaaatgtggAATCATCACCAAATGGATGTGTTTCTTGTGGGCTCAGGGATCCATTCTTGTCCTATGCAATTTACCATTTTTATCAATGCCCTGGAAGAAAACTTAAAATCAGTACTGATAATGTTTGCCGATGActcaaaaattgggggagtgataaataatgcaGAGGACAGGTCACcaatacagagtgatctggatcgttTGGTAAgctgggagcaagcaaacaatatgcattttaatatagctaaatgtcaATGTATCCATCGAGGAACAAAGAATATTGGCCAGATTTACAGACTGTCTCCTGGGAAGTAAGGACTCCGCAAAAGATTTGGGGGCcaagatgaacatgagctcccagtgcgatacTGTGGCCAAGAGAGCtagtgtgatcctgggatgcatcaacaggggaatctcgagtcggagcacagaggttattttaccttggGATTTGGTCCTGGTGCGACTGTCGCTGGAACCCTGTGCGCAGATCTggggcccacaattcaagaaaggtgctgataaattggagagggatcagaaaagagccatgagaatgattaaaggataagAAAACCTGCCTTcgagtgatagactcaagaagctccatctattcagcttaacaaagagaaggttaaggggtgacgtgattgcagtctataagtacctacatgaggaacaaatatttcataatggctTCTTCAGTCCAGCAGAAAAAGGTCGAACACTTATAGGAAATGTTGTATCTTGCCGTATTACTTTTCCatcagatgtctgggtagttaaagtcccctcccctccatctgcCCTCTTTACTTGTTAATTTCACATGGTGGTTTGTGGCCTCTGGAATCAGCACAGAGTTTTATGAAATCCCATCCCTGTGAGTGTTTCCTTCCCTCCTGGATCTCTGTCATCCAGGCGAGGGGAGCCCCAGCCACTCAGAGGTTGAACCCGGCAGTCTGAACTGTCTGTCAAACCAGGGCAGAAGGAAGAACAAATTACTAGGATCCAGCTACTCTATTTGCATCTGCCTGTGCTGTCACATTGGGGAATGTGAGACGGGGCTTTTCCCATCTGGGTACTGGCtgctggggactggctggctcaggggtcaGGGAATGGGTTACAAAAGCTCAGTTAATGCTGCAGTATCTGAGCTGAGGCCTGGAATCTGGCCTGGGTTcccaagttcagagcaaacactttcaatgttataaagcaaaacttacatgtTTCGCACAGCCTGgaacataggcgccgacttcccctctagCCGGGGGATGCTCAACAccccccccttctgccccagctcccgcccccactccaccccttcccctaagcgCCTGCCCTACCTTTCCCACCCCTactctgccccaccctgcctctttccagcACCTCCTTCCCGCATGTCGCGAAACAGATGTTTGCgccaggtgctgggagggagggggagaagttgatcagcagggctggtGGTGGGcaagaggttctggggggaggagaggggggagcttggctacCAATGGGTGCTAGGGTgcccagatgtcctgattttatagggacagtcccaatatttggggctttgtcttatataggtgcctattaccccccacctcccttcccaatgtttcacatttgctgtctggtcaccctagtggggtgctgagcacccactaatttttctctGTGGCTGCTTCatccccggagcacccacggagtcagcgcctatggcccGGAATACAGACATTGCACAGGAggttaatgcaggcagcaacttcCAAGCATTGCACAAAGTCTGAACACTAAATGGGTTTTTGTAAGACTCATCCCTATTTTGAGTGAAAAGCAAACACACAGGTCAACAAGTTTCTTCTCTAGCTACGAGTCTgttagttcttagctaatgccatctgccagcatcacaccgtGTAGTCCATCACTGGGTAGCCAGGGAGGGCTCACAGCTCTCTCCCATGTGAATTGGGCTGTCACCAAGCCACGTGATTCCCTGGATatctgctgtgacaagctgcaaagtccTCCTGCCTGCACTTTCACCGGCATTCATACAGGAAGAGGAAGagccagctgcagttacatgcaggctctctgaccagcccctgcctgGGAAGGCTACTCCCAGCGCCACAGGCATGCACTCCCTCTGTACAAAGCAAGTTCATaaaattctccccctccctcaacgtGGAAAGGAATATGAAACAGCCTTTTtcccctgagttatgattcccacacacttctCTCCAACTCATTGGTTTAGATAAAGGaaatgtttattaactacaaaagatagattttaagtgattataagtgatagcaaacagatcaaagccgATTCCTTAGCAAATAAGCAAAAAccacaaactaaacttaatatactaaatagattggatatgaatagcagattctcaccctaagagaggatataagcaggctgcagattcttaaggggccagctgcacttgctttacagcttggaatccccaggtgtttcattcacaggctaaaaattcCATTAGCccgggtccagcacttcccccagttcagtctttatccctcaggtgtttccaggagtcttttTGAGTAGGGAGTGAAGAACACCCAATGATGTCAATCTCCTGCCTTTGTTCTCAAAGTtgggttcccagaccagtctgtggaaaaatacagacatcccaagatggagtctagagacatgtggtctcATCACATGTTTTTGCAGAGTCATAGCAACCATTATTTGGAGGCTGTCTatagcattctcaggaaggctccccagatGGGAGaaaagcttctcctaaggcccattgcttttttttctcctaatggtccattgccctgaataggcccttccccacccactgtctagactggaagcatcATGTCTAGTtggcgttacccaggtgtaactacatttgaaatacaaatcatagaatagaatatcatagaatatcagggttggacgggaccttaggaggtcatctagtccacccccctgctcaaagcaggaccaatccccaactaaatcatcccagccagggctttgtcaagcctgaccttaaaaacttctaaggaaggagattccaccaccacctccctaggtaacccattccagtgcttcaccaccctcttaatgaaaattttttttcctaaaatccaacctaaacctcccccactgcaacttgagaccattactccccattctgtcatctggtaccactgggaacagtctagatccatcctctttgaaaccccctttcaggtagttgaaagcagctatcaaatccctcctcattcttcttggtggggagggatagctcagtggtttgaggtttggcctgctaaacccagggttttgagttcaatccttgagggggccatttagggacatggggcaaaaattggggattgatcctgctttgagccagggggttggactagatgacctcctgaggtcccttccaaccctgatattctatgatgattctgcagactaaataatctcagttccctcagcctctcctcataaatcatgtgctccagtcccctaatcatttttgttgccctttgctggactctttccagtttttcactacatccttcttgtagtgtggggcccaaaactggacacagtactccagatgaggcttcaccaatgccaaataggtgggaatgatcacatccctcgatctgctggcaatgcccctacttatacagcccaaaatatcattagccttcttggcaacaagggcacactgttgacttatatccagcttctcatccattgtaacccctaggtccttttctgcagaactgctgcctagccgctcggtccctagtctgtagcggtgcatgggattcttccatcctaagtgcaggactctgcacttgtccttgtttaacctcatcagatttcttttggcccaatcctccaatttgtctaggtccctctgtatcctatccctaccttccagcgtatctaccactcctcccagtttagtgtcatctgcaaacttgctgagggtgcaatccacaccatcctccagatcgttaatgaagatattgaacaatatatagtcaatattaataacttcagatacaaaaatgacacatgcatacaaataggataatcatattcagcaaatcataacatttccaatgacacctcacgtCATGTCTTGCATAAAATACTTCATAACTATTATGGCAGAGCTCCAaacttgtccccgtgggtcccactcttccaggcagtttatgctagcttcagaggctcactgcaaccctccactaGGGCCAGGGCAacctctctctagggccagggatacagtctactgagccctcttcatcataagccagcaaggagtttggtgagagaactcccacagtctctgttgcttcTACAGCCTcataccaaaacagtttagcctcctgtcctgagaGGGGCCTGTCTTCCCTTCTCAGGACATGtatctgtagtggtgggttggggggaaaccCGGGcctaccctctactctgggttccagcccagggacactaATGGTAGCAGCTATTGGCAGCCAACCTTCACTGCCAGCGTTGCTAtatttccctgggctacttccccacagctctcctgcttctccctgactaatgacttgagggtgtcttcattaaccagcagCCCTCCACCGGCACTTCCTTTCACCAGCTCTCCTCTGCCTAAgaggagtgagcccttttatagtgtcagaggggccttaattagagtcaggtgatcacattagcttaatggcctcacctgactctttgcaggttaattgaaGTCAAGTGTTTTCATTATCCCCTGccctggtcagtcagggaacagaaaactgctaacCCAGTGGCTAGAAACTCTGCCTCGGACTCTCTCCTATAGCCCTTTAGcctgaagggaggagggagactgctgGGGCTGCTAGGCCCTTGCTGCTGCTACTCCTCTAGCtactcccctggctgggccaggcaccacccccatccctctctgctacctggttgttGGCTGGCTGCtagacacacccccccccccgagtggctgctactgctcctgctgcagacccttggggcgggggggctgctggcccgctccccagaggaggggagtgagggacccctgctccagccccagttgctgcggacaccaccatcaccaccgcCATctgagaggggtcctttctgcctgcctggacaGCCGGACTGCCacctggagctgctggagctactgctgtggttgctgctgaggagctgctgaacccgaaggaggaggagaagaagaccATCTGCTGCGGGGGGAGCGCACAgggactctgcagaccactgGGGAGGGGGCTTTCAAAGACCGAGTagcttttgaactgtgctcttgtggtgggggctTTTGACTggggggacacagggggtgtggtgtggagcctgcccCGCTGGTCCATCCGTGtgtccccctttgccccccccccaccaccaccgtcatcgctgccccctccaccacccccagtggacacttaccatctgcctcagctcctgcctctgggactccgCTGCTCACCTGGCTGGCCGCGCCCTGAttccaccatttgggcctgaagcagcagccagcccaaactgacttTTTGTGCAAGTGGGCACATGTGCCCCCCTCCCTTGGACtgacccccccccagctttgcctCTTACTACctgccccttgcagccttttgccccccctttgccccagcccccacccccccccttctAGCTTCAGTTTatttgcctgccctgcccttttccctctgcagcttttatttgtttgccctgccccagcctctgaagctagccccttggttccctgtcctgcctccagcctggttcttccccctccccctgcggtTCCCCTGCCCTGATTAGCCCCTCACTCcgtgcgcccatgccccctcccatgcgcttgtgcccctcTCCATTTTAGCTTGAACTCCTTTTCACTTCACCCCTCCATGCTGttgtattcccccctcccctagtgcagctagaggattTGGAATCCCACCCCGTGTCAGTGACTGACCCCTAGCCCTTGATTGCCCCCccgtccagcccaccccttttggcgtcctcctcccctgcctgtagCCTAGTGGGGAGGGGTGgtcgacctgcttcccctttcccctcctccttctggtgttttcccctcccaccctgctcaTTATGGTGGGGGACAAGGCGAGTGGGGCCCCTTCGGCAGACCCCaccgcccctcccctgcctgctgccccgtCACCCCCCTGAGCCTCTACCTCCACCGCCATGGCCAAACCACCTGCTAAtacccccgctggggcaccggcggTGGTGGACACCAGGGTGACCTCcactgctgccacgtccctcaCCCCCCCGACTCTGGGAAAGCCCCTGcagccggcgggaagggccaAGGTAAAAATAAGGGGAAGGCCCCCACTAAAAAGACCAAGCCatccatggcagaggctgcccccactgctgtggccccGCCACTGGCCGCAgcatccctccctgctgttccctccaccagctctgcgagtgcccctccctCACCCGCAGGGCATACCCCCCGCCTGCCGCTAAGTCATCTCTCCCAGCCACCATCTCTGCTACCATCTATAGTGGCCaggaccccttccccaccttgaccaggaaacacggcgtccgttgcctccaggtgcccacctcaccccatggGGAGACCTACCTGTGAGCATTGGctagggtggtggggcccacggccatcaTGGCGGCCTCTAAAACGTACGGCAAGGTCGTCTTGTTCCTGGTATTGgagactgctgcccaggaggcggtggagaagggcctggaggTGTGGGGCATGTtcatccccctggagccgctagaggacctgggcatccgACTGGTGCTGATGtccgtccctccctttcttcccaatgccgccctgttacccgccctctccaccctggaGAAACCCATCTCCGTggtcagccctctcccactgggctgcaaagaccccgccctccgtcacgtcctctcgttttGCCGGCAGGTGCAGCTTCCACTGCTACCGGCGgcgcgtgatggagaggcgctcgaggggtcattcctggtcccctaccgggggcccattaccgggtgcattactctatgggggaggcccggtgctacctctgacGGGGGATGGGGCACTTCCAGAGGGACTGCTCCTTGGCCTGGCAAGGAGGagcatccgggacccccgagcaCCGGCAGGGCACCGGCCCCGTCATCGCTGGCTACCCGGCACCcaaagccacccctcctccttcccagtccaccaCTGATCCCTCTCGGGCCTGAGAGGCACCTCCCCGACTatgcccagatgagcgggagagccccgcctctgctgcctgcaatccggcagggcctgtggaggagAGTTGGTGGGG
This portion of the Chelonia mydas isolate rCheMyd1 chromosome 13, rCheMyd1.pri.v2, whole genome shotgun sequence genome encodes:
- the LOC102932023 gene encoding LOW QUALITY PROTEIN: granzyme H (The sequence of the model RefSeq protein was modified relative to this genomic sequence to represent the inferred CDS: substituted 1 base at 1 genomic stop codon): MALMMQLLILVLVPSAFLLIPGAXAGEIIGGREAKPHSRRYMAYLQIQDGQVKKKCGGFLVKTNFVLTAAHCQGDKITVKLGAHNISEQERSQQKIPVLHQIPHQQYDKKTLNNDIMLLQLSHNAKLNNWVRLIPLPNAKSRVRPGSMCRVAGWGWTGRNSRTDTLHEVGLEVMKDDMCQWNHIYNPSAMLCVGKPGLGKLPYRGDSGGPLVCEGVAQGIASYVDKHLCEPSVFTRLSTFIPWIQNILQKQH